A genome region from Carya illinoinensis cultivar Pawnee chromosome 2, C.illinoinensisPawnee_v1, whole genome shotgun sequence includes the following:
- the LOC122300411 gene encoding FCS-Like Zinc finger 15 yields the protein MVGLSVVLEAQNGGVSKKTPQVINKTAMLLTNKPLSPSDLSSSSCKNLHSLIPPGPTFLDQCFLCHEKLLPGKDIYMYKGDRAFCSVECRCRQIFMDEEESLSKKHCSLAAMKPTSLSSSSSSSSSASSSSSTARRQRKGAKNRAGGFAY from the exons ATGGTGGGTCTGAGTGTAGTACTGGAAGCCCAAAATGGTGGTGTTAGCAAGAAAACCCCACAGGTTATCAACAAGACCGCCATGTTGCTTACCAACAAGCCCTTATCTCCTTCTGatctctcctcctcctcctgtaAAAACCTCCATTCTCTAATTCCTCCAGGACCCACTTTTCTTGACCAGTGTTTTCTCTGCCACGAAAAGCTCTTGCCTGGAAAAGACATCTACATGTACAA AGGGGACAGGGCATTTTGTAGCGTGGAGTGCAGGTGCAGACAGATTTTTATGGACGAGGAAGAGAGTCTTAGCAAAAAACACTGTTCATTGGCTGCCATGAAACCAACTTCTTTGTCGTCTTCGTCGTCGTCGTCTTCTtctgcatcttcttcttcctccactGCTCGTCGTCAACGCAAAGGGGCAAAAAACCGAGCAGGCGGGTTTGCgtactga
- the LOC122300414 gene encoding dynein light chain 1, cytoplasmic-like yields MNEDAKRINAGGLLIKSPISDDLIPSSVAATPPPDKRVIIKSADMLPDVQKEAIDTAIAAFEKHGVEKDVAEHIKKEFDKRHGSTWHCIVGRNFGSYVTHETNHFIYFYLDQKAVLLFKSG; encoded by the exons ATGAACGAAGACGCCAAGAGGATCAACGCGGGAGGTCTGTTGATCAAGTCTCCGATCTCAGACGATTTGATTCCCTCTTCGGTTGCGGCAACTCCTCCCCCTGATAAGCGCGTCATTATCAAGAGCGCCGACATGCTCCCCGACGTGCAGAAAGAGGCCATCGACACCGCCATCGCC GCATTTGAGAAGCACGGTGTGGAGAAGGACGTTGCGGAGCACATTAAGAAGGAGTTCGACAAGCGGCATGGCTCCACCTGGCACTGCATCGTTGGTCGTAACTTTG GTTCCTATGTGACTCATGAAACAAACCACTTCATCTATTTCTATTTGGATCAGAAGGCTGTTTTGCTATTCAAGTCTGGATGA
- the LOC122301805 gene encoding uncharacterized protein LOC122301805 yields MGSRSDTIASLFVAHEKVCDINKLRSLFNSNIVADILKVFLCPIEMEDRMVWPHERNGQFSVQSCYRYILAQIGTQFVEASNVQTQHILWKHLWKMKVSNKVKKHVLPDGTCSICLSELETLARAVMSCNAIHKIWELYLPTVSIANNMSVVEVALHFCDRKLNKYVYDKVMLSPPDNALTTLHSFDKVKQKTQIKLKNHYRWQHPPIDWLKLNVDGAVFAELGKAGIGVMAANKSECEVDDTEAIELLAIFQGTPVYVSSLYHSLPVL; encoded by the exons ATGGGTTCAAGGTCTGATACAATAGCTTCCCTCTTTGTGGCTCATGAGAAGGTATGTGATATTAACAAGCTTAGATCCCTCTTCAATTCAAATATAGTGGCTGACATTCTTAAGGTGTTTTTGTGCCCAATTGAAATGGAAGATAGAATGGTTTGGCCTCATGAGAGGAATGGCCAATTTAGTGTTCAAAGCTGTTATAGGTACATTCTTGCTCAGATTGGTACCCAGTTTGTAGAGGCATCAAATGTACAGACCCAACACATCCTTTGGAAACATTTGTGGAAGATGAAAGTTTCCAATAAGGTCAAGAAGCATGTTTTACCTGATGGCACCTGCAGTATATGTCTTAGTGAACTTGAAACTCTTGCACGTGCTGTGATGAGTTGTAACGCTATTCATAAAATATGGGAATTGTATTTACCTACTGTTTCTATTGCTAATAACATGTCAGTTGTGGAGGTGGCCTTGCATTTTTGTGATAGGAAACT AAACAAGTATGTGTATGACAAAGTAATGCTATCTCCACCTGATAATGCACTGACTACGCTGCACAGTTTTGACAAGGTGAAACAGAAAACTCAGATAAAACTCAAGAATCATTACAGATGGCAACATCCTCCTATAGATTGGTTGAAATTAAATGTAGATGGTGCAGTATTTGCTGAGCTGGGGAAAGCTGGTATTGGTGTTATGGCTGCCAATAAATCTGAATGTGAAGTTGATGATACAGAAGCTATTGAACTGTTAGCGATTTTTCAAG
- the LOC122300412 gene encoding Fanconi anemia group I protein, with protein MSTAADTVNGTTPPTDADVVLLAQRHAHNSLPLPSWLLSLDFHPTLLSFLRSRSSSPSPSLAVSEYTVSLLSLISISPHTPSLSSLLSSLLSSYIHLFTSLFIPHDPNSLRTLQFFTSLLHHVEPTSLIPVIDSILSYLPLINDSDDTQILDLLPTSVDLILNSEEEKLRGGDYANMMFDRLLDCSWSNSLLLKMVSLVREFSFIDKVRGREFLDKVFVGMKCANLQDLPSLVYQLLVLGSKGFIKKEVIEGIVMFFGSITGSKTSSIIRQVEGTVLLHLNFAVKQDPSLGQEVMGLVRSDFRAFNHFTVSVLLSVARVRRLGDSSMCILKTAVLTAYRDYKFTKDCKWLPDDLKEGYLENTKVVEKAVLRAVNESSYGREHMVPSILKFAFVLLESVEEGGNKELWNSNDLLGIEDLGIKMLKTLFEVYDMARNEIIEQCKFRILSLKPEQSMPIMRLLGNLIQTYPCPMLEHVSRLKELLDYFTFMHGKVAAYLVTALLPLFKFSHDLQDYTILVMRKAMFRREETVRIAATSGLIDLILAEKQSKRDGPLSFQDSSSQASCSQQAEMPCSLGQGLFQELSGLLQRCLYQQAKVKELMYHGLVKLVLMDPSSAGSIFDFLLPHFLCFFGEDTEVQLKIRSCVKAESGKVAIEEPLDCLLSCVSWILLLQPPGKTGVSGSAWACLGFSLSQDNEVGRNLSGESFYSAFLKIRKFLTNQNLEGVLGKIENAGSKHLEEENSKCCALILSGIIEVVLNTIGNEMEKTTEIRKVDLEKEIIGLLDLHHSLDKYTCTSRQSNGIRKGNLLSAPHDTPNIMDSGHTKVTKGRIPYLSTSSIYQLLQTALKLYNTDCSNSIGAYQNCSQSSSGNSSKCGSKIISFVLNAFLRNAKSLPVMEKEDPLMTLIYGDIKMLGPQLLKLIFLLKSLTKSVTDHNKKEAKGKKEVEDQRELFHLAFVCLKELIIVSLCSPNLTGMLEDMVSVSTFQCSGSDDECEAATRIDDQHVRGKELFVTKILKPLFSELLALTFFGEVEVICDMIFMIGKKLPCKWKNIHGAWAIRVCKSGGIRNSKVAKAVVMLAISLSSPPNDLALAQDIAAELLKVAGSEMVDPIEMSELYPLVNHSTSSAISSCVLQLIEAILVDMDWATKKLRTFALVTQKNTHPNENGEHASGLAFEESIYSMAEEVMKVLSFFVLMTVKDTQAEHLLKLAARFYKHLAQMSKLRIAPKGCKQLLPSLKFQKLVELTCKQLTVPLYNFVMLVQKKQQENPSSKGIIRKIKRENRCIPDLIFQIEDYEKYLIRLSKVSKVNLLRHAKRSTSRDFKILDPKKMISEEDASNHDDPNVVVNELCEVSEDDEGNESEKPLSPKSGNPMAAEDSGSDGEALHSAKRVKRGRVVHDSDDEA; from the exons ATGTCCACTGCTGCCGACACCGTCAACGGCACCACTCCACCAACGGACGCCGATGTAGTCCTTTTGGCCCAGCGCCACGCCCATAATAGTTTGCCCCTCCCCTCCTGGCTCCTCTCCCTCGACTTCCACCCCACTCTCCTCTCCTTCCTCCGCTCTCGCTCCTCCTCCCCTTCCCCCTCTCTCGCCGTCTCCGAATATACCgtctccctcctctctctcatctccATCTCCCCCCACACCCCCTCCCTCTCCTCCCTCCTAtcctctctcctctcctccTACATCCACCTCTTCACCTCCCTCTTCATTCCCCACGATCCCAATTCCCTCAGAACCCTCCAATTCTTCACATCCCTCCTCCACCACGTAGAACCCACCTCCCTCATACCTGTCATCGACTCAATTCTCTCGTATTTGCCTCTTATCAACGACTCTGACGATACCCAGATCCTCGATCTCCTTCCGACGTCTGTAGACTTGATTCTTAATTCGGAGGAGGAGAAATTGCGTGGTGGGGATTACGCTAACATGATGTTTGATCGTTTGCTTGATTGTAGTTGGTCCAATAGCTTGTTGTTGAAGATGGTCTCGCTAGTGAGGGAGTTTTCGTTTATTGATAAGGTGAGGGGGAGAGAGTTTTTGGACAAAGTGTTCGTCGGAATGAAGTGCGCAAACTTGCAGGACTTGCCTTCGCTTGTGTACCAATTGTTGGTCTTGGGGTCCAAGGGGTTTATCAAGAAGGAGGTGATCGAAGGCATTGTGATGTTTTTCGGGTCTATAACGGGGTCGAAGACAAGCTCGATAATTAGGCAAGTGGAAGGAACCGTGTTGCTTCATCTGAATTTCGCGGTGAAGCAGGACCCGTCGTTGGGGCAGGAGGTGATGGGGCTTGTTAGGTCGGATTTTCGAGCTTTCAATCATTTTACGGTCTCTGTTTTGTTATCGGTGGCTAGGGTTCGAAGGCTCGGTGACAGTTCGATGTGCATTTTAAAGACTGCGGTGCTCACAGCCTATCGAGATTACAAGTTTACCAA AGACTGTAAATGGCTGCCAGATGATTTGAAGGAAGGGTATCTAGAAAATACCAAAGTAGTAGAGAAGGCTGTGTTAAGAGCC GTCAATGAGAGCAGCTACGGAAGAGAGCATATGGTGCCTAGCATTTTGAAGTTTGCTTTCGTGTTGCTTGAATCAGTGGAAGAGGGGGGCAATAAAGAGCTGTGGAATTCTAATGATCTATTGGGCATTGAAGACCTTGGTATTAAGATGCTGAAAACTCTGTTTGAGGTCTATGATATGGCAAGAAATGAG ATTATTGAGCAATGTAAATTTCGCATTCTCTCATTGAAGCCTGAGCAGAGCATGCCAATCATGAG ATTGCTTGGTAATCTTATTCAGACTTATCCTTGCCCCATGTTGGAACATGTTTCCCGTCTGAAGGAATTGTTAGATTATTTCACTTTCATGCATGGCAAAGTCGCTGCTTACCTTGTTACTGCACTATTGCCTCTCTTCAAATTCAGCCATGATCTTCAG GATTACACCATTCTGGTCATGCGTAAGGCTATGTTTAGAAGAGAAGAGACAGTTCGTATCGCCGCAACTAGTGGCCTTATTGATCTTATTCTGGCAGAAAAGCAATCTAAGAGAGATGGCCCATTGTCTTTTCAAGATTCATCTAGCCAAGCCAGCTGCAGCCAGCAAGCTGAGATGCCTTGCAGCCTGGGGCAAGGTCTCTTTCAAGAGCTGAGTGGCTTGCTGCAGAGATGTCTTTATCAGCAG GCGAAGGTCAAAGAACTTATGTATCATGGGCTTGTGAAGCTCGTGTTGATGGACCCATCAAGTGCAGGTTCTATCTTTGATTTTCTGCTGCCTCACTTCCTTTGTTTTTTCGGGGAG GACACAGAAgttcaacttaaaattaggaGTTGTGTTAAAGCAGAGAGTGGCAAAGTCGCAATTGAAGAGCCTCTAGATTGCCTTCTATCTTGTGTCTCTTGGATTCTACTTCTTCAGCCACCCGGCAAAACTGGAGTTTCTGGATCTGCATGGGCATGTTTGGGTTTCTCTCTTTCACAAGATAATGAG GTGGGAAGGAATTTGTCTGGTGAGTCATTCTATAGTGCTTTCTTGAAGATTCGAAAGTTTCTAACAAATCAGAATTTGGAAG GTGTTCTTGGCAAAATTGAGAATGCTGGGTCTAAACATCTTGAAGAAGAGAACAGCAAATGTTGTGCTTTAATACTATCAGGAATAATTGAAGTGGTGTTGAATACTATTGGCAATGAGATGGAGAAAACAACAGAGATAAGGAAGGTGGATCTTGAAAAGGAGATTATCGGGTTACTTGACCTTCATCATTCATTGGATAAGTACACGTGTACATCAAGACAGAGTAATGGCATCAGAAAAGGGAATTTACTAAGTGCACCTCATGATACACCCAATATTATGGATTCAGGCCACACAAAAGTGACTAAAGGAAGAATTCCGTATTTGTCTACTTCAAGTATCTATCAGCTATTGCAAACAGCTCTAAAACTATATAATACCGACTGTTCCAACAGTATTGGAGCTTACCAGAATTGTAGCCAGTCATCCTCAGGAAATTCATCAAAATGTGGCTCTAAGATTATTTCTTTTGTCTTGAATGCCTTCCTTCGTAATGCAAAGTCTTTGCCTGTTATGGAAAAAGAAGATCCGTTGATGACTTTGATCTATGGGGACATCAAGATGCTTGGGCCCCAATTgctgaaattgatttttttgctCAAGTCTCTAACGAAGTCTGTGACAGATCACAATAAAAAAGAAgctaagggaaaaaaagaagttgAGGATCAAAGGGAGCTTTTCCATCTTGCCTTTGTCTGCTTGAAGGAACTGATAATAGTTAGTTTGTGTAGCCCAAATCTGACTGGTATGCTTGAAGATATGGTCTCTGTTTCGACTTTTCAGTGTTCTGGTTCTGATGATGAATGTGAAGCGGCTACTAGAATTGATGATCAACATGTAAGAGGCAAAGAATTGTTTGTTACGAAAATCTTGAAGCCATTGTTCTCTGAGCTTCTTGCACTTACATTTTTTGGTGAAGTTGAG GTTATCTGTGATATGATATTTATGATTGGGAAGAAATTGCCATGCAAGTGGAAGAACATTCATGGAGCTTGGGCTATTCGTGTCTGCAAAAGTGGTGGCATAAGGAACTCCAAAGTTGCAAAAGCTGTTGTCATGCTTGCTATATCTTTAAGCTCACCTCCAAACGATCTAGCATTGGCCCAAGACATAGCTGCAGAGCTGTTAAAAGTTGCTGGATCTGAGATGGTCGACCCAATAGAGATGTCTGAATTATACCCCCTCGTAAACCATTCTACAAGTTCTGCAATAAGTTCTTGTGTACTGCAGTTGATTGAAGCAATTCTTGTTGATATGGATTGGGCCACAAAAAAACTAAGGACTTTTGCTTTAGTCACTCAGAAAAATACTCATCCTAATGAAAATGGGGAACATGCTTCTGGATTGGCCTTTGAGGAAAGTATTTATTCAATGGCTGAAGAGGTGATGAAAGtactatcattttttgttttgatgacCGTCAAGG ACACTCAAGCAGAACATTTGCTCAAATTGGCTGCAAGGTTTTACAAGCATTTAGCTCAGATGTCAAAGCTGCGGATTGCTCCTAAAGGTTGCAAACAGCTTCTTCCCAGCCTAAAATTTCAGAAGCTTGTAGAACTTACTTGCAAGCAGCTCACAGTTCCTTTATATAACTTTGTGATGCTGGTGCAAAAG aaacaacaagaaaatcCTAGTAGTAAGGGGATCATCCGAAAAATTAAGAGGGAGAACAGATGCATCCCGGACCTCATCTTTCAGATAGAAGATTATGAAAAATATCTCATCCGGCTTAGCAAGGTGAGCAAAGTCAACTTACTGAGGCATGCTAAACGTAGCACTTCTCgggatttcaaaattttagatCCCAAGAAGATGATCAGTGAAGAAGATGCTTCAAACCATGATGATCCAAATGTGGTTGTAAATGAATTGTGTGAGGTTTCTGAAGACGACGAAGGAAACGAGTCAGAGAAGCCATTATCACCCAAGTCTGGTAATCCTATGGCTGCAGAGGATTCTGGCTCTGATGGAGAAGCTCTTCACAGCGCCAAACGGGTGAAGAGAGGTAGAGTAGTACATGACTCTGATGATGAAGCATAG